A stretch of the Desulforamulus ferrireducens genome encodes the following:
- the ilvB gene encoding biosynthetic-type acetolactate synthase large subunit, with translation MKMSGAEILIDSLKELGADTIFGYPGGQALPIYDALYDSDINHLLTRHEQGAVHAADGFARASGKVGVCLATSGPGATNLVTGIANAYMDSVPLVAITGQVPTSMLGRDSFQEVDITGITLPITKHNYIVKDIRDLGRIVKEAFYIASTGRPGPVLIDIPKDVSAGEMDYHPNGFLDLPGYNPPRKGKEELLNQAFKAIAQSQRPVIYAGGGIISAAAHQELRKLAETLLAPVATTLMGLGSFPEDHPLSLGMLGMHGTKYANYAICECDLLIALGVRFDDRVTGKVESFAPHAKIIHIDIDPAEMGKNVRVDIPIAGDVKVVLNQLLERLEARLAGAWQEKVARWKKEYPLEVKAGGNGLKPQQIIREIYQQTAGQARITTEVGQHQMWAAQYYTYTKPRSFISSGGLGTMGYGFPAAIGVQVACPEETVFDIAGDGSIQMNIQELATAMDYNLPVNVAIMNNGYLGMVRQWQEMLYNRRYSHSEMRGPDYVKLAEAYGAEGYQVTRQEEVADVLQAAIQSRKPVLMDFIIEREENVLPFVPPGKALNEMIG, from the coding sequence ATGAAAATGTCCGGAGCGGAGATTTTAATAGACAGTCTGAAAGAACTTGGGGCGGATACCATCTTCGGATATCCGGGCGGGCAAGCACTTCCTATCTACGATGCCTTGTATGATTCAGATATTAATCACCTGCTAACCCGTCACGAACAGGGAGCGGTTCATGCGGCGGACGGTTTTGCCCGGGCCTCGGGGAAAGTGGGAGTTTGCCTGGCTACCTCCGGCCCCGGTGCCACCAACCTGGTCACAGGCATTGCCAATGCCTATATGGATTCGGTGCCCCTGGTGGCCATCACCGGGCAGGTGCCTACCTCCATGTTGGGGCGAGACTCCTTTCAGGAAGTGGATATCACCGGTATTACCCTCCCCATCACCAAACACAACTATATCGTCAAAGACATCAGGGATTTGGGCAGAATCGTTAAAGAGGCCTTTTATATAGCCAGCACCGGCAGGCCGGGACCGGTTTTAATAGATATCCCCAAGGATGTTTCCGCCGGGGAGATGGATTATCATCCCAATGGTTTTCTGGATTTACCGGGCTATAATCCGCCCCGTAAGGGCAAAGAAGAACTGTTAAACCAAGCCTTTAAGGCCATTGCCCAAAGCCAGCGACCGGTCATCTATGCCGGTGGCGGTATTATCAGTGCCGCTGCCCATCAAGAATTAAGGAAGTTGGCCGAAACCCTGCTGGCACCGGTGGCCACCACCCTCATGGGCTTAGGCAGCTTCCCCGAGGATCATCCTCTGTCATTGGGTATGCTGGGCATGCATGGCACCAAATACGCCAACTATGCCATTTGCGAATGTGATTTGCTCATCGCCCTGGGTGTACGTTTTGACGATCGGGTTACCGGTAAGGTGGAATCCTTTGCCCCCCATGCCAAGATTATTCACATTGACATAGACCCGGCGGAAATGGGAAAAAATGTTCGCGTGGATATTCCTATTGCCGGAGATGTAAAAGTTGTTCTTAATCAACTGTTGGAGCGGTTGGAAGCCCGTTTGGCGGGGGCCTGGCAAGAAAAAGTGGCCAGGTGGAAAAAGGAATATCCCCTGGAGGTTAAGGCGGGAGGCAATGGCTTAAAGCCGCAGCAGATCATCCGCGAAATTTATCAGCAAACCGCTGGGCAGGCACGCATCACCACCGAAGTGGGGCAGCACCAAATGTGGGCAGCCCAGTACTACACCTACACCAAACCCCGTTCCTTTATCTCTTCCGGCGGCTTAGGTACCATGGGCTACGGTTTTCCCGCCGCCATCGGGGTGCAGGTGGCTTGTCCGGAGGAAACGGTTTTCGATATTGCCGGTGACGGCAGTATTCAAATGAACATTCAAGAACTGGCTACCGCCATGGACTATAACTTGCCAGTTAATGTAGCCATTATGAACAACGGTTATCTGGGGATGGTTCGCCAGTGGCAGGAAATGCTGTATAATCGGCGCTATTCCCACTCCGAGATGCGGGGCCCTGACTATGTTAAGCTGGCTGAAGCTTATGGGGCCGAGGGCTACCAGGTTACTCGCCAGGAGGAAGTGGCCGATGTGCTGCAGGCGGCAATTCAGTCCCGCAAACCAGTACTAATGGACTTTATTATCGAGAGAGAAGAAAATGTTTTACCCTTTGTCCCACCGGGCAAAGCATTAAATGAGATGATAGGGTAG
- the ilvN gene encoding acetolactate synthase small subunit — translation MYHTLAVLVENSPGVLARVAGLFSRRGYNIDSLAVGRTDNPAISRMTIVVEGDERVLEQVSKQLHKLVDVIKISDITSSPHVSRELVLIKVNADTGTRGEIMQIAQIFRAAIVDYGHKSLTLELTGNQEKISAFEEALQPFGIKELVRTGKVAMLRGTKCTNIAKTKEED, via the coding sequence ATGTACCATACACTGGCGGTATTAGTGGAAAACAGTCCTGGTGTTTTGGCCCGGGTGGCCGGACTCTTTAGCCGGCGGGGCTACAACATCGACAGCCTGGCAGTGGGCCGTACAGATAATCCAGCCATTTCCCGGATGACCATTGTGGTGGAGGGAGATGAACGGGTCTTAGAGCAGGTGAGTAAGCAGCTACACAAATTGGTGGATGTGATAAAAATTAGTGATATCACTTCCTCACCCCACGTAAGTCGGGAATTGGTGCTCATTAAGGTGAACGCGGATACCGGTACCCGCGGGGAAATCATGCAAATTGCCCAGATTTTCCGAGCTGCCATTGTGGATTACGGTCATAAAAGCCTTACTTTAGAATTAACAGGAAATCAGGAGAAAATCAGTGCCTTTGAGGAAGCCTTACAGCCCTTTGGCATTAAAGAATTGGTCCGCACTGGCAAAGTAGCCATGCTGCGGGGCACTAAATGTACCAATATCGCAAAGACAAAAGAGGAGGACTAA
- the ilvD gene encoding dihydroxy-acid dehydratase, with translation MRSDVMKKGLERAAHRSLFKALGLVDEELNRPMIGVVNSFNEIVPGHLHLRDISEAVKAGIRLAGGTPVEFPAIAVCDGIAMGHAGMHYSLASREIIADSIEVMAQAHPFDGLVLIPNCDKVVPGMLMAAARLDIPAIVVSGGPMLAGRFQEKDVSLSQTFEAVGAVHTGRMTAEELAELEENACPGCGSCSGMFTANSMNCVTEALGMALPGNGTIPAVAAARRRLAKQAGMRAVALVQENVKPSDILTAAAFQNALAVDLALGCSTNTVLHLPAIAQEAGYNLDLNLVNELSEKTPHLCKLSPAGQHHIQDLHAAGGIQAVMKELSNKGLINQNCQTVSGLTVGELLTQARVKNREVIRSVADPYSHTGGLVILRGNLAEECAVVKRAAVAPEMLQHTGPARVFDSEDAATAAIMGGQIKPGDVVVIRYEGPKGGPGMREMLGPTSVLAGMGLDKEVALLTDGRFSGASRGASIGHIAPEAAEGGTIALLQDGDMVEIDIPNYRLAVRLSEAELAQRRQAWQPPAPKVTKGYLARYAKQVSSAAKGAVLKG, from the coding sequence ATGCGTAGTGATGTGATGAAAAAGGGTTTGGAAAGGGCAGCTCACCGGAGTTTGTTTAAAGCCCTGGGACTGGTGGATGAAGAACTGAATCGCCCCATGATTGGTGTGGTCAATTCCTTTAACGAGATTGTTCCCGGTCATCTGCATTTAAGGGATATTAGCGAAGCGGTCAAGGCCGGCATTCGTCTGGCCGGAGGTACGCCGGTGGAATTTCCCGCCATTGCCGTTTGCGATGGTATTGCCATGGGGCACGCCGGTATGCATTATTCCCTGGCCAGTCGGGAAATTATTGCCGACTCCATCGAGGTGATGGCCCAGGCCCACCCCTTTGACGGTCTGGTGCTCATTCCTAACTGTGACAAAGTGGTTCCCGGCATGCTCATGGCTGCGGCCCGTTTAGATATACCGGCCATCGTGGTCAGCGGTGGTCCCATGCTGGCAGGGAGGTTCCAGGAAAAGGATGTTTCCCTCAGCCAGACCTTTGAAGCGGTAGGAGCAGTACATACCGGTCGGATGACGGCAGAGGAATTAGCCGAACTGGAGGAAAATGCTTGCCCCGGCTGCGGTTCTTGTTCCGGCATGTTTACCGCCAACAGTATGAACTGTGTCACCGAGGCTCTGGGTATGGCTCTGCCGGGCAATGGCACCATTCCCGCGGTGGCCGCTGCCAGAAGGAGACTGGCCAAGCAAGCGGGTATGCGGGCGGTGGCCCTGGTGCAGGAAAATGTCAAGCCCAGTGACATCTTAACCGCCGCCGCCTTCCAAAACGCTTTGGCAGTGGATCTGGCCCTGGGCTGCTCCACCAACACGGTGCTGCATTTACCGGCCATTGCCCAGGAAGCCGGCTACAACCTGGATCTTAACTTGGTTAATGAACTAAGCGAGAAAACCCCCCATTTATGCAAACTAAGTCCGGCAGGACAACATCATATACAGGACCTCCATGCTGCCGGGGGTATTCAGGCAGTGATGAAAGAGCTTAGCAACAAAGGACTGATTAATCAAAATTGCCAGACTGTCAGCGGTTTGACAGTGGGCGAATTATTGACACAGGCCAGGGTGAAAAACAGAGAGGTCATTCGCAGTGTGGCAGACCCCTACAGCCACACCGGTGGTCTGGTAATTTTACGAGGCAACCTGGCTGAGGAATGTGCTGTGGTGAAAAGGGCGGCAGTGGCACCGGAAATGTTACAGCACACCGGCCCGGCTCGGGTGTTTGACAGCGAGGATGCTGCCACGGCAGCCATTATGGGTGGGCAGATTAAGCCCGGCGATGTGGTGGTAATTCGCTACGAAGGTCCCAAGGGTGGCCCCGGCATGCGGGAGATGCTCGGTCCCACCTCGGTACTGGCAGGTATGGGTCTGGATAAAGAGGTGGCCTTACTCACCGATGGTCGTTTCTCCGGCGCTTCCCGAGGGGCTTCCATCGGACACATTGCACCGGAAGCAGCCGAAGGTGGAACCATCGCCCTGCTGCAGGACGGCGACATGGTGGAAATAGATATTCCCAACTACCGGCTGGCAGTAAGGTTAAGCGAGGCAGAGCTGGCCCAGCGCCGGCAAGCCTGGCAACCGCCGGCACCTAAAGTAACCAAAGGCTACCTGGCCCGCTACGCCAAACAAGTTTCTTCCGCGGCGAAGGGAGCGGTGCTTAAGGGATAG
- a CDS encoding argininosuccinate synthase → MPKVVLAYSGGLDTSVIIAWLKENYGYEVIAMTADLGQGEELAPLEEKAIKSGASKIYIEDLRKEFVEEYIWPTLKAGAIYEGKYLLGTSFARPLIAKKLVEIAEKEGAVAVAHGATGKGNDQVRFELGVKALAPHLKVIAPWREWDIRSREDAIDYAEARGIPVPVTKKSIYSRDRNIWHISHEGGELESPANAASYDMLMLTTPPELAPDKPTFVEIGFEQGIPVALNGERLDSVSLLEKLNIIGGANGIGIVDMVENRLVGMKSRGVYETPGGAILVYAHRELELLTLDRATLHYKEQVALRYAELVYDGVWFAPLREALDAFVNSTQRTVTGTVKLKLYKGNIMPAGCTSPYSLYDEELSTFGRDEVYNQADAEGFINLFGLPLKVRALMEKKAGLR, encoded by the coding sequence ATGCCAAAGGTTGTACTAGCTTACTCCGGAGGTTTAGACACCTCTGTTATTATTGCCTGGCTCAAGGAAAACTATGGTTACGAAGTGATAGCCATGACCGCCGATTTAGGTCAGGGAGAGGAACTGGCTCCCTTAGAGGAAAAGGCCATTAAGAGCGGTGCCAGCAAGATTTACATTGAAGACCTGCGCAAGGAATTTGTGGAAGAATACATTTGGCCCACCCTCAAGGCAGGGGCCATTTACGAGGGCAAGTACCTGCTGGGTACTTCCTTTGCCCGTCCTCTCATTGCCAAGAAACTGGTGGAGATTGCGGAAAAAGAGGGTGCTGTGGCTGTGGCCCACGGCGCCACCGGTAAAGGTAACGACCAGGTGCGCTTTGAGTTGGGCGTTAAGGCACTGGCCCCCCATCTTAAGGTAATTGCCCCCTGGCGGGAATGGGATATTCGTTCCCGGGAGGATGCCATTGACTACGCCGAAGCCCGGGGTATTCCTGTGCCTGTAACCAAAAAGAGTATTTATAGCCGTGATCGCAATATCTGGCACATCAGCCACGAGGGCGGCGAACTGGAAAGCCCGGCCAACGCCGCCTCCTACGATATGTTAATGCTCACCACTCCTCCGGAACTGGCTCCGGACAAGCCTACCTTTGTGGAAATTGGCTTTGAGCAAGGTATTCCCGTGGCTCTCAACGGTGAACGCCTGGACAGCGTCAGCCTGCTGGAGAAGCTAAATATCATTGGCGGTGCCAATGGTATTGGCATAGTGGACATGGTGGAAAACCGTTTGGTGGGTATGAAATCCCGTGGTGTTTACGAAACTCCCGGTGGCGCTATCCTGGTGTATGCCCACCGCGAGCTAGAGCTACTCACCTTGGATCGGGCAACCCTGCACTATAAGGAGCAAGTGGCCCTGCGCTATGCCGAGCTGGTTTACGATGGTGTGTGGTTTGCCCCCCTGCGGGAAGCCCTGGATGCCTTTGTTAACAGCACCCAGCGCACCGTCACCGGTACCGTTAAATTAAAGCTGTACAAAGGCAACATTATGCCGGCGGGCTGCACTTCACCTTACTCCCTCTATGACGAAGAACTGTCCACCTTTGGCCGGGACGAAGTGTACAACCAGGCCGATGCCGAGGGCTTTATCAATCTGTTTGGCTTACCCCTTAAAGTGCGTGCTCTCATGGAAAAGAAGGCGGGATTAAGATAA
- a CDS encoding HD domain-containing phosphohydrolase: MAEHVYEQDNYGQFTQDEVETLIEVGALLSSDLHMEELVEILMEQAVLLVGAESGLLWFGGEQHRMTPVAAYGLDGDSVGLLWKQIASRIESTTVRGKPITISTDCGDNGSLLENVSFAINQPVNSMILLPLVSKGRSLGCLQLINKQDGSEFSNRDLRLCTTFASQAAVIIDNRILFDKQEKLMLSLIRALSSALDARDPYTQGHSERVSQLALLIAKKIDMDQKEQEILQQSALLHDVGKIGIRDSVLLEPGPLDDEKWQIMKSHPVIGAQIIQQIEPKSVMEKIYDGVMYHQEKYDGSGYPYGLRGQEIPQVARIIAIADAYDAITSDRPYRKAKSPQEALAEIKKCAGKHFDPQLVEIFLDAMGYQENKKTSS, from the coding sequence ATGGCCGAACATGTATATGAACAGGATAATTATGGTCAGTTTACCCAGGATGAAGTAGAAACCCTTATCGAAGTGGGCGCTTTGCTTAGCTCGGACCTGCATATGGAAGAATTGGTCGAAATATTGATGGAGCAGGCGGTGCTGCTGGTGGGAGCAGAGAGCGGCTTGCTTTGGTTTGGCGGCGAGCAGCACAGGATGACTCCGGTGGCAGCGTACGGGCTGGACGGTGATTCTGTGGGCCTGTTATGGAAACAAATTGCCTCCCGCATTGAAAGTACAACTGTACGGGGTAAACCAATCACCATAAGTACAGACTGCGGGGATAATGGCAGTCTGCTGGAGAATGTTAGTTTTGCCATCAACCAACCGGTTAACTCCATGATTTTACTGCCACTGGTCAGTAAAGGTCGTAGCCTGGGTTGTTTGCAGTTAATTAATAAACAAGATGGCAGTGAATTCAGTAACCGGGACCTGCGACTTTGTACCACCTTTGCCAGCCAGGCGGCGGTGATTATTGATAACCGTATATTGTTTGATAAGCAGGAAAAGCTCATGCTGAGCTTAATCAGAGCGTTATCCTCGGCGCTGGATGCCCGCGACCCCTACACACAGGGTCATTCCGAGAGGGTAAGTCAACTGGCCTTACTCATTGCTAAAAAAATAGATATGGATCAGAAGGAACAGGAAATTCTCCAACAATCAGCCCTGCTGCATGATGTGGGTAAGATTGGTATTCGGGATAGTGTGCTATTGGAGCCGGGTCCTTTGGATGACGAGAAATGGCAAATTATGAAAAGTCATCCGGTGATTGGTGCCCAGATTATCCAACAAATCGAACCCAAGTCGGTGATGGAAAAAATTTACGATGGTGTCATGTACCATCAGGAAAAATATGACGGCAGCGGTTACCCTTACGGTCTGCGGGGTCAAGAAATTCCCCAAGTGGCCAGAATCATTGCCATTGCCGATGCCTATGATGCCATTACCAGTGACCGGCCCTATCGTAAAGCCAAAAGTCCCCAGGAGGCCCTGGCAGAAATAAAGAAATGTGCCGGTAAACATTTTGATCCCCAACTGGTGGAGATCTTTCTTGATGCTATGGGTTACCAGGAAAATAAAAAAACATCTTCTTGA
- the ilvC gene encoding ketol-acid reductoisomerase — translation MVRVYYDADANLEFLKGKKIAVLGYGSQGHAQAQSLRDSGLDVVVGLRKDSARWAKAEADGLQVATVPEACAQADIIQVLLPDEIQGRVYAEEIEPYLADGKALMFSHGFNIHFGQIVPPKYVDVFLVAPKSPGHLVRRMYEEGKGVPGLVAVYQDYTGKAKDLALAYAKGIGCTKAGVFETTFQEETETDLFGEQAVLCGGVSELIKAGFDTLVEAGYAPEMAYFECLHELKLIVDLIYEGGLSRMRYSVSNTAEYGDYMVGPRIITEETREEMRRVLQEIQDGTFARNWMLENQVNAPQLNAIRKMEAEHPIEKVGAELRKMMPWLQKK, via the coding sequence ATGGTAAGAGTTTATTACGATGCCGATGCTAATCTGGAATTTTTAAAGGGTAAAAAGATTGCTGTGCTGGGTTATGGCAGCCAGGGGCATGCCCAGGCCCAAAGCCTCAGGGATAGTGGATTGGATGTAGTGGTGGGCCTGCGCAAGGACAGTGCCCGTTGGGCCAAGGCCGAAGCCGATGGCCTACAGGTTGCCACTGTACCGGAGGCCTGCGCCCAGGCAGATATTATTCAAGTACTGCTGCCGGATGAAATTCAAGGACGTGTCTATGCCGAAGAGATTGAACCCTATTTAGCCGATGGTAAGGCCTTAATGTTCTCCCACGGCTTCAACATTCACTTTGGTCAGATTGTTCCCCCCAAATATGTGGATGTCTTCCTGGTAGCTCCCAAAAGCCCGGGCCATTTGGTAAGACGGATGTATGAAGAGGGCAAGGGGGTACCTGGCCTGGTGGCTGTGTATCAGGACTACACCGGCAAAGCCAAGGATCTTGCCCTGGCCTATGCCAAAGGAATTGGCTGCACCAAGGCGGGAGTTTTTGAAACCACCTTCCAGGAAGAAACCGAAACCGATTTGTTTGGCGAGCAGGCGGTGCTGTGCGGTGGGGTATCCGAATTAATTAAAGCCGGCTTCGATACCCTGGTGGAAGCGGGTTATGCTCCGGAAATGGCTTACTTTGAATGTCTACACGAACTAAAATTAATCGTTGATCTCATCTATGAAGGCGGCCTTTCCCGCATGCGTTACTCTGTGAGTAACACCGCTGAATACGGTGACTATATGGTTGGGCCTCGCATCATCACTGAGGAAACCCGTGAGGAAATGAGACGGGTGCTGCAGGAAATCCAAGACGGCACCTTCGCCCGCAACTGGATGCTGGAAAACCAGGTCAATGCTCCCCAACTGAACGCCATCCGTAAGATGGAAGCCGAGCATCCCATCGAAAAGGTAGGGGCCGAACTCCGCAAAATGATGCCCTGGCTGCAAAAAAAGTAG
- the argF gene encoding ornithine carbamoyltransferase: MLDIKKSLKGRDLLTLHDLSVAEVNFLLEEATRIKALQKAGIPHPYLQGKTLAMIFQKSSTRTRVSFEVAMVQLGGHALFLSPRDIQMGRGESVADTAKVLSRMVDGIMIRTYAQSEVEELAEHATIPVINGLTDLTHPCQILADLLTIKEHKGYLKGLKLAYVGDGNNIAHSLLYGCAKVGMHISVASPAGYQPNAGVVKLAQQDALETGARIEILTDPLQAVTDADVVVTDVWASMGQEEEQKVRERAFAGYQVNEELCAQAKPDFIFLHCLPAHRGEEVAAAIIDGPHSVVWDEAENRLHAQKAVLATLL, encoded by the coding sequence ATGTTGGATATAAAGAAATCTCTCAAGGGGAGAGATTTATTGACCCTGCATGATCTTTCCGTGGCCGAAGTGAACTTTTTGTTAGAGGAAGCCACCCGCATTAAGGCCTTGCAAAAGGCCGGGATACCCCATCCCTATTTACAAGGCAAAACCCTGGCCATGATCTTCCAAAAAAGCTCCACCCGTACCAGGGTGAGCTTTGAAGTGGCCATGGTGCAGTTAGGAGGTCACGCCTTATTCCTCAGCCCCAGGGACATTCAGATGGGACGGGGTGAATCGGTGGCAGATACAGCTAAGGTGTTGTCCCGCATGGTGGATGGCATCATGATTCGCACCTACGCCCAGAGCGAGGTGGAGGAGCTGGCGGAACATGCCACCATACCGGTGATTAACGGCCTTACGGATCTCACCCACCCCTGTCAAATTCTGGCGGATCTGCTGACCATTAAGGAGCATAAGGGCTATCTTAAGGGCTTAAAGCTAGCCTATGTAGGGGACGGCAATAACATTGCCCATTCTCTGCTCTATGGCTGTGCCAAAGTGGGGATGCATATTTCCGTAGCCTCACCGGCGGGTTATCAGCCTAATGCTGGGGTGGTAAAACTGGCGCAACAGGATGCCCTGGAGACCGGCGCCCGTATTGAAATCCTTACCGATCCCCTGCAGGCGGTCACTGATGCCGATGTGGTGGTCACCGATGTTTGGGCCAGCATGGGTCAGGAAGAGGAGCAAAAGGTGCGGGAGCGAGCCTTTGCCGGCTACCAGGTGAATGAAGAGCTTTGTGCCCAGGCCAAGCCGGACTTTATCTTCCTGCATTGTTTGCCTGCCCACCGGGGTGAGGAAGTAGCTGCAGCCATTATTGACGGGCCGCACTCAGTGGTTTGGGATGAAGCGGAAAATCGTCTGCACGCCCAAAAGGCGGTGCTGGCTACCTTGCTGTAG
- the argH gene encoding argininosuccinate lyase, translating into MKLWGGRFQKTTDRLVEDFHSSISFDQRLYRQDIQGSIAHATMLGKVGVISQEEAAEIVRGLQELLEEIESGQVEFDVAAEDIHMNVEQLLTAKIGAVGKKLHTARSRNDQVAVDIRLYLKDEITVIRQQLKELIETLLDLAEQHLHTVMPGYTHLQRAQPITLAHHLMAYTQMFLRDRERLADCYKRADVLPLGSGALAGTTFPLDREYTAELLGFAEVSDNSLDAVSDRDFAVEFCAAASLIMMHLSRFCEEIILWSSGEFAFIELDDAYSTGSSIMPQKKNPDVAELIRGKTGRVYGDLLGLLTMLKGLPLAYNKDMQEDKEALFDAIDTVKGCLMVFRPMLATMTVRRENMAQAARGGFTNATDVADYLAKKGVPFREAHEIVGKAVFYCLQHNKNLEELTLQEYQELSPVFAEDIYDAIGVEYCAAARKVRGGPAPEAVLQAIARTRARLE; encoded by the coding sequence ATGAAACTTTGGGGCGGACGTTTTCAAAAAACAACGGACCGTTTAGTGGAGGATTTTCATTCCTCCATTTCTTTTGATCAAAGACTTTATCGCCAGGACATTCAAGGTAGTATTGCCCATGCCACCATGTTAGGTAAGGTGGGGGTTATATCCCAGGAAGAAGCCGCTGAAATTGTTCGGGGCTTACAGGAGCTACTGGAGGAAATTGAAAGCGGCCAGGTGGAATTTGATGTTGCCGCCGAAGATATCCATATGAATGTGGAGCAGTTGCTCACCGCCAAAATTGGTGCTGTGGGCAAAAAACTGCACACTGCCCGCAGCCGCAACGATCAGGTGGCGGTGGATATTCGGCTTTATTTAAAGGATGAAATTACCGTCATTCGTCAGCAGTTAAAGGAACTTATAGAAACTCTGCTGGATCTGGCAGAACAGCACCTGCATACCGTGATGCCCGGCTATACCCATCTGCAGCGGGCCCAGCCCATTACCCTGGCCCACCATTTGATGGCCTATACCCAGATGTTCCTGCGGGACAGGGAGCGGCTGGCCGATTGCTATAAAAGAGCCGATGTCCTGCCCCTGGGTTCCGGTGCCTTAGCCGGTACCACCTTTCCCCTGGATCGGGAATATACCGCGGAACTATTGGGCTTTGCCGAAGTCAGTGATAACTCCCTGGATGCCGTGAGCGACCGGGATTTTGCGGTGGAATTTTGCGCTGCTGCCTCTTTGATTATGATGCACCTGAGTCGCTTCTGTGAGGAAATTATCCTCTGGTCCAGCGGTGAGTTTGCCTTTATCGAGCTGGATGATGCCTATAGTACCGGCTCCAGCATCATGCCCCAAAAGAAAAACCCCGATGTGGCAGAACTCATTAGGGGTAAGACCGGCCGTGTCTATGGCGATCTTTTGGGTCTGCTCACCATGCTCAAGGGTCTGCCCCTGGCCTACAACAAGGATATGCAGGAGGACAAAGAGGCCCTCTTTGATGCCATTGATACAGTAAAGGGTTGTCTGATGGTCTTCCGACCCATGCTGGCCACCATGACGGTACGCCGGGAGAACATGGCCCAAGCAGCCCGGGGTGGTTTTACCAATGCCACCGATGTGGCCGATTATTTGGCCAAAAAGGGAGTACCCTTCCGGGAGGCCCATGAAATTGTCGGTAAAGCGGTTTTTTACTGCCTGCAGCACAACAAAAACCTGGAAGAATTAACCCTGCAGGAATACCAAGAACTCTCCCCGGTTTTTGCCGAGGATATTTATGACGCCATTGGAGTGGAATACTGTGCCGCTGCACGCAAGGTAAGGGGTGGCCCGGCCCCGGAAGCGGTTTTGCAGGCCATTGCCCGCACCAGAGCAAGGCTAGAGTAA